Part of the Cyanobium sp. ATX 6F1 genome is shown below.
CCTGGGTTGGTTGCTGATGCCCGCGCTGCTGGAGGAGTTGTTGTTTCGTGTGGCCCTGCTGCCCCACCCGCTGGAGGGGGAAGGCCTCCCCGGCACGATCGCCTGGGGCGCCCTCAGCCTGGGGCTGTTCGTGATCTATCACCCCCTGGCGGAGCGCACCTGGTACCCCGAGGCCAAGGGGGTGTTCCATGACCCGCGCTTCCTGGTGCAGTGCAGCCTGCTGGGCCTGGCCTGCCTCGTGGCCTACAACCTCAGCGGCTCCCTGTGGCCGCCGCTGGTCATCCACTGGCTGGCGGTCACGGTCTGGTTAGGGCCCCTGCAGGGCCACCGGCGCCTACGGGCACCACGGTGACGCCGATCGGGGCCAGGGCGATCACCGCCAGCTTCAGATGCTGCCAGCCGAAGGGGATGCCGATGATCGTCACGAAACAGGCCAGGGCCGAGCTGAGGTGACCGATCGCCAGCCACATCCCCGCCACCAGGAACCAGATCACGTTGCCGATGAACCCCAGCGGGCCCGTGCCCAGATCGCGCCGGCCGGTCAGCTCCAGGCGGCTGACGGCCTCCTTGCCGAAGGGAAAAAACGAGAAGTTCCCGATCACGAAGCAGGCCCGGGCCCAGGGGAGCCCAACGATCGTGAGCGCCGCCACCAACCCGGCTAGCCACCAGCCCAGGCCCATCACCAGCCCTCCGAGCACGAACCAGATCAGGTTGAGCAACCAGCGGATCATGGGTGTGGCGCCTCAGGGTGTCTGAAGTCTGCCTGCGCTCGCCAGCAGGTCTCGCACGTCGCGGTCGCTGAGCTGCTCGAACTCCCTGAAGTGCTCCCCCACCGAGCGCAGTTCCCGTACGACGGCCAGGGCCACGATCTCGTCGACGAGGGGCTCCAGCAGCGGCAGCACCGCCGCATCGATCACCGGCACCGCCAGGATCAGCCGCTCCGGCCCCAGCCCGGCCAGGGATTGCAGCGCCGCCCGCGCGCTCATCCCCGTCGCCACCCCATCGTCGACGACGATCAGGCAACGGTTGTGCAGGGACGCTGCCGCAGGATCCCCGAACACCCGCTGGCGCCGCATCAGCTCCCTCTGTTGCTCCGCCACCAGCGTTCGCTCCTGCTGGGGGGAGAGGTCCAGCTGCGCCCGGGCGCCCGCGTCCCAGAGCACCACCCCACCGGGGGCCACCGCGCCGATGGCGACCTCGGGGTTGAGGGGATGGCCGATCTTGCGCACCGCCCAGGTCTCCAGGGGTAAGGCCAGCGACCGGGCCAGCTCCGCCGCCACCGCCACGCCCCCCCTGGGCAGGGCGAGCACCACGGCGGTGGGGTGCTGGTGCCACTGCCCCAGCTGCGCCGCCAGGGCCCGGCCCGCCTCGGCCCGATCGTGCCAGTGGGCTGGAGGTTGTCTCCAGGGTCGTTCCATGGAGGAGTCCATGGCCGTGGCGCTCCGGGCGACACCGTCACCCCAGCATGGCAAGCGCTCAGACTGGCGGAGTTCAAGCAGACGGTCGCGTGTCTTGCCCCAAGTGCGGTAGTTGGTCGGTTCGGCGGGATCGCAGCCTGGCCGGTCGCATGGTCTGCGGCCGCTGCGGCACCCCGCTGGGGGAGTCCGCCGCCAGGGCGGCGCAACGGGGCCGGGGTCAGGGTCGGCTCCAGCGTCTGGGGCTGCGGCTTCCCCAACGGGTGCCCCTCTGGGGCTGGCTTCTGGCCCTGGTGGGCCTGTCGGCGGTCCTGGCGGCGCTGCCGTCCCGCTCGCCGCTGCCCTCAGACCCCAGCCCCCTTCCATCCGGCCAGCTGGGCCGCTGAGACGGAACGCGCCAGGGCCCGAGCCGCCGGCAGGGCCGGTTCGAGGCGCTCGGAGCTGAAGGGGGGCAGGCGCCGGCTGCGCAGCCAGGCCCCCCAGCGGAACTCATGGAACGGAATCAGTGGGGCCGGGGCGATCACCCCCTCGCGCTTGAGCTTCCAGACCAGGCTGCGGTAAGGGTCATCCTCCAGCGCCTCCAGCCGGCTCGGCAGCACGGCCGGCGCCAGGGGCCCGCGACCGCGGCCATCGAACAGGTAGAGCCAGCCGCGCTGGTGCAGGGCCTCAAGCACCTCGGCGCGGCTGCTCTGCTGGAGCTGCAGCACCACGTAGCCAAAGGTGCTGGCGGCCGGATCGAGCTCGATCAGGGCCCGGAGGCGATGGTGGCGGTCCACCATCCACAGCTCACCGTTGCCGCTGCGCACCAGGGGCACGGGTTTTTCCCTGAGGTAACCCCGGCGTTGATCGCGGTTTTCAGCTCGGAAGTCCTCACGCCGGCTGGTGACCTCCGCCAGACCCACACAGAGCTGGGTGGGTTGGAGATCCGCCAGCGCTACCTCCACCAGGGCGTCGGTGCGGGGCGGCGGGGGCGGCAGGGGGTCGTAGGGCGGGAGGCGCAGGGCCATCAAGGGGCGTCAGCCGAGGTGCTGAATCAGCTCATTAGCTGAATAGCGCACTTTCGCCAGGGTGGCGTACTTGTCGTCACCGCTGCGATAACCCGCGACCGCCACCACGGCGGAGTGATAAGGCGTGCCCTCCAGCCCCAGGATCCGGTCGTACTCGGCTGGCGAGAAACCTTCGATCGGCGTCGTGTCGACCCCCAGCAGGGCGGCGCAGGTGAGGAAGTTGCCCAGGGCGATGTACACCTGGTTGATCGCCCAGTGGTTGATCACGGCGCTGCGCGGGCCATTGATCAGGTCTTTGAGGATCAGGTCGCGGTAGAAACCAAGCGATTCGACCGGCACGCCCCGGGCGGCGCTGGTGGCGCTGATCAGCCGCTCCACGTCGGCCGCTTCGATCGTGCGCTGGGCCAGGAACACCACCAGGTGCGAGGCGTCGGTGATCTGGGATTGGTTCCAGGAATGGGGACGCAGTTCAGCGCGCAGCTCAGGGTTGGTGATCACCAGGAACTTCCAGGGCTGCAGGCCGTAGGAGGAGGGGGTGAGCACCAGGGCCTGCTCCAGGGCGGCCCAGGTTTCGGCGTCGATGCGGCGGCTGGGATCGAAGACCTTGGTGGCGTAGCGGTGGCGCAACACCTCCAGCAAGCTGCCGCTGCTGAGGCTCGGGGCGGTGGTGAGGGTCATGGCGCAGGCGGGCGGAAAAGCGATGGGCGGAACCTAAGCGGAGCGGTTCCGATTTCGCTGCATCCCTGCCTCCCCCTGGCGCGCGCAGCGGCGGCACCCAGACGCCAAAGGCCGCGCCCACGGACCGCTCTGCGCCCATGCCAGGGTCGGGGCCGCGGGGTGGTGGGATGAATCGCTTCACGGTGGTGCTCGATCTGGGGGGGCAGTGGCGCCTGGATGACCAGAGCGCCCTGCACCGGGCCGTGCTCCGCGCCCAAGCCGCCCCCGGCGGACGGCTGGTGGTGCTGCAGAGCGGGGACGCCGATGGGCGCCTGCGGGGCCCGCACCAGCGGCGTCTGCTGGAGCAGGCGCTCGCGGCTCTGGCCGAGCGGTTGGCCGCTGTCGGGATCCCCCTGCTGTGTCCCGTTGGTGCCGACCTGGAGCAGACCCTGGGCGTGATCGCCCGCCACGGACCGCTCGTGGCGGTGGAGCGCTGCGGCAGCAACCAGCTCTTCGACGACTGGCCCTATGGCCGGGAGATCTTCCCCCGGGTGTTTTCCGATTTCCGGCGGGGTCTGGCGATCGAGCCGGAGGCGGCCCTGCCGGCGCCCGATCTGGGCGGCCTGGGGGACCCTGACCTGCTGCGGCACGAAGCCTGGCCGGAAGGTTGGCTTCCCGGTCAGCACCGTGATCCGCGCAGGAGCCAGGAGGCTGGCGTCGATCCGCGCAGCGCCTTCCCGTTTCGAGGTGATGAGACCAGCGCCCTGGCGCGGCTGGAGCACTACGTCCACCGCAGCGAGGGGTTGCGCCAGTACCGCGACACGCGTGATGCGGTCCTCGGCACCGAGGGCTCCTCGAAGTTCTCCCCCTGGCTGGCGATCGGGGCCCTTTCGGTGCGACGGATCTGGGCCGAGGTGCGCTCCTATGAGGCGCGCCAGGGCAGCGATCGGGGTTCGGAGTGGATGCTTCAGGAACTGCTCTGGCGTGAGTTTTTCCTCTGGACGGAGCGGCGCGACCCTGAGCGCTTCGCCAGCCTGGGCGGCACCCAGGGCCGTGCCTTTAGCTACGACGACGACCGGGAGCGCTTCGCCCGCTGGACCCGCGCCGACACGGGATCGCCCCTGATCGATGCCGCCCTGACCGAGCTCAAGGCAACGGGCTGGCTCTCCAACCGGGTGCGCCAATGGGTGGCCTCCGATTTCGTCCACCGCCTGCGCCTGCCCTGGCTCTGGGGGGCCCGTTGGTTCGCCTGGCAACTGATCGACAGCTGCCCCAGCTCGAACATCGGCAACTGGTCCTACCTGGCTGGGGTGGGCGCCGATCCACGGAGTTTCGGCGCCGGGCCGCGACGCTTTGATCTCGAACGTCAGCTCCAGCGCTACGACCCCGAGGGGAGCTACCTGCGCCACTGGTCGTCTGCTCGGGGGTCGTAATTAAGACGCAGCGTTGCCTGGATCCTCGCCTGGCATCTCTGGGGCACCGCCCAGATCGAGGCTGAGCTGGCCTGGATGCGGCTGCCCCTTGGTCTTCTGGCGAGGCCGCCCGGAGCCAGCTCGCCCGGCCTCACGGCGGCGGCGGCCCCCGCGCCGGGAGCCGTGGCGTTCATGGATGGCGCCGGCGATGGCGCGGAACGCCGTTCCCTGGCGCAGGCCCCAGACCCGCTCCCGCGCCTGCCGGGCCGCCTCGATCGGATCCACGATCGGCAGGGGGTAATCCACCCCCAGCCGGCAGCCGGCCCGCTCCTGGGTGGCCGCGTCCATGGTCCAGGGTTCGTGGAGATGCACGGCGGGCACGGCGGAGAGCTCCGGCAGCCAGCGGCGGATGAACTGGCCCTCAGGATCGTGGTCGCGGCCCTGTTTGATCGGGTTGTAGATGCGCACGGTGTTGATGCCCGTGGTGCCCGCCTGCATCTGGCACTGGTTCCAGTGGATGCCGGGTTCGTAGTCGACGAACAGCCGCGCCAGCACCGCACCGCTGTCGCGCCAGTCGATCCAGAGGTGGTAGCTGGCCACCGCCATCAGCATCGCCCGCATGCGGAAGTTGATCCAGCCCCCGGCGATCAGGGCACGCATGCAGGCATCCACGAAGGGCAGGCCGGTGCGGCCTTCGGCCCAGGCCGCCAGCCGGGCCGGATCGGTGCGGCGCAGGCCGGCATAGACGGGGTGGGCCTCGCTGGCTTCCAGATCCGGCTGGCTTTCGAGCTTCTGGATGAAGTGGCAGTGCCAGTGCAGGCGTTCCTCGAAGGCCCGCAGCGCCCGCCGCCAGGAGCTGACCTCGGCGCCCGTGGCCGTCCCCAGCGCCCGTCGCCTGGAGCGGCAGGCCTGCACCACCTCCCGCAGGGAGAGGGTGCCGAACGCCAGGTGAGGCGAGAGGCGCGAACAGGCCTCGAAGGCGGTCAGCGGGCTGGAGAGCTGGCGGTGGTAGGCCCCGCCGCGCTCGCTCAAAAAGCTGTTCAGCGTCAGCAGGCCCTCGCGGCGGCCGCCCCGCTGGCGATCCGGGCAGGGATCGCACGCCAGCCCCAGGTCGTCGGCGCCGGGCAGGGGGCCGGGCTCCAGCCCAGAGCCTTCCGGCACCAGCGTCACAGGTGGTTGGAGCAGCGGCTGGGCCATGCGCTCCTCCCAGCGCCGGGCCCAGCCATTGCGCTCCCGCAGCCCCCGCACCACGCCGCCAGAGGGCCACTGGCGCCAGGGCAGGCCGCGTGAACGCGCCCAGGCGGCCACCTGGCGGTCACGCCCATAGCTCCAGCCGTTGCCGGTCTCCTGGTGACTCCACAGGCCCGCCACCAGTCCCTGGCGCTGCAACGCCTCCAGCACGTCCAGCACCTCGCCGACCCGCACCACCAGGGGCAAGCCAAGGCCCGCCAACTGCTCGCGCAGATCCAGGAGACTCTCGGCGCAGAAGGCCCATTGGCGGCCGGAGGCATCCGGCTGGGACCAGAGGCCGGGCTCAGCCACATACAGCGGCAAGACCGGGCCGTTGCGCGCCGCCTCCCTCAGCGGTGCGTGGTCGTGGATCCGCAGATCCCGCTTGAACCAGACCACCTGGGCTGCCATGGCCGGCAAGCTAGTGATGACCGAGGACCCGGCGCGACGCAACGCTCGAGCCGCGCCCCTGGCCAGGATGGAGGGATCAGCTTCCCCCTGCCCTGGCCATGGTCCGCTCACGTTCCCCAGGGTTGGAGTCCCTGGCGGCCCCTGGAGCCCAGGACTCCCCGGCGCCGCAGTTGGTGTTCGATGGGGGTTGTCCCTTCTGCCGTCACTTCGCCCTGCTCAGCGAGCTGCGCGGTGGTCTGCCCGGCCTGGTGATCCGCGATGGTCGCAGCGACCAGGCGCTGCGCCGGGAGCTGCGCCAGCGCGGCTTCGACCTCAGCCGTGGGGCGGTGCTGATCGATGGGGAGCGGCTGCTCCACGGGGCGGAGGCGATCCAGTGGCTCTGCGCTCGGATGAGGCCCAGTGCGCCGCTGCTGCGGCTGCTGGGGCCCTTGCTGGCGGACCCTGAACGGGCCGAAGCGCTCTATCCCCTGCTGCTGCTCGCCCGCCGCTGGGCCCTGGCCGCCAGGGGGCTGCCGGTGGATCCCGATCAGCCGGCCCGGCAAGCCTGAGCGCTCAGGCCCCGCTGTCCTGGCGCTGACAGGCGAAGCTGCTGATCACCCCCCGGCTCTGCAGGAAGCGCGGGTGCTCGGGGTCCTCCACGCTCCACCACCACTGGCCGTCGCTGTAGCTGGGGGCGCCGGCGTTGTTGGTGCGGGGCAATTGCAGCACCTGTTCCCGCCAGCGCAGCAGCACCACCGCACCGGGCACGGTGCCCGCGGCGGTGTTGGGCAGATTCAAGGCATCGACCGCACCGTTCTCCACCTGGGCCTGCAGGGGGTCGCCGTCACAGAGGTAACGCTCAGGGGCAAGGGCGAAGGCTGGGGTGGCGAAGGCCAGCTCGAGCAGCAGCGCAAGCAGGGCGGCGAGCAGCACAACGAACCAGCTGTGGTGCGGCGATCCTCCGAAGCGGGTGAGGGTGCTGGGGCCGGAACCCGTTGCGGCGGAGCTGCTCAAATCAATTCGTCGAGATCAGAGCAGGCATCGCTGGCATGGCTGTGCCCCACGACCTGATCATTTACATGATGTTACAAACAGCGGGCGCCCCCGGGTGGATCTCGCCTGCACGGATTCCCTTCCCATCCGATCCGCCCCAGCGCGCTGCGGGGTTGCGAGGATCAGCGTTGGCCCGATGGCCCCGAAACCCCTTGGCTCTTCGCTACCGCCTGCGCCGGATCCTGTCGGGCCGTTTCGGGGCCACGGACAGGCGCGCTCCCCTGGTGCTGCAGCTTCAGGAGCGGCGCAGCCTCACGGCCACCTACCTGCTCTGGGCCCTGGCCTTCGTGGGCCTCTGTGGGATCCAGCGCTTCTACACCCGCCGCCCGTTCAGCGGTGCCCTGCTGCTGCTCACCTTCGGCGGCTGCGGTCTCGGCCAGCTGGTGGATCTGTTTCTGGTGCCCAGGCTGGTGCGCAGCGCCAACCGCATCGAGGGGCCGACGGCCTTGCCCCTGGACCGCCAATTGCTGGAGCTGGCCCGGCTTCGGGGCGAGGCGGGCTTCACCCTCAACGACGCCCTGCTGGACCTGGAGCACCAGGAGCCGGTGCCGATCGAGCCGGTGCGCCAGGAAATCGAGCGCTTGCTGTTCGCCCATCTGCTCGATGTGGGCAATGACGAGCGCGGCCGGATCATTTACCGGGAGCCTTGAGCGCCAAGGGCGGCCCCAGCCGTGACCCGGCCGGGGTGGTTCCGGGCCCCGGCTCAGGAAGGAATGAACGAGCGCAGCTTGCGGGCATCGACGCCGGCGCGCTGCTGCAGCTCCTCGTCACTCAGCTGAGATTCCTCCCGCTCCAGGGCGGCCAGTACGTCGGCTTCACTGAGGGCGTAACCCTCGGATGCGGCCAGCTCCAGGAGAGCCTCCAGCTCCAGGGGGCCCTTCAGCTGGCTCTCCAGCACCGGAGTGCGGCGGGCGTGCTCCAGAAAGGCGTCGAGATCGGTGAGGCTCAAGGGGGTGAAGAGATGAGGTGGGTTCAGTCTTGACGGGATCGGCGAATGGCGGGGTTCAACTTGCTGATCTGAAGCAGGCCAATGATGGCCACCGGTCCCCAGAGCAGGTAAGGAACCAGGAGTCCTGCGGCGGCGGCCGACACCGGTGCCACGGCGCTCAGCAAGATCAACGCCCAGAGCCAGGCCACGGCCCCCAGAACCACCCCATTGCGCGGTGAACGGGTTGTGCAGACCAG
Proteins encoded:
- a CDS encoding ParB-like protein codes for the protein MALRLPPYDPLPPPPPRTDALVEVALADLQPTQLCVGLAEVTSRREDFRAENRDQRRGYLREKPVPLVRSGNGELWMVDRHHRLRALIELDPAASTFGYVVLQLQQSSRAEVLEALHQRGWLYLFDGRGRGPLAPAVLPSRLEALEDDPYRSLVWKLKREGVIAPAPLIPFHEFRWGAWLRSRRLPPFSSERLEPALPAARALARSVSAAQLAGWKGAGV
- a CDS encoding phosphoribosyltransferase, with protein sequence MDSSMERPWRQPPAHWHDRAEAGRALAAQLGQWHQHPTAVVLALPRGGVAVAAELARSLALPLETWAVRKIGHPLNPEVAIGAVAPGGVVLWDAGARAQLDLSPQQERTLVAEQQRELMRRQRVFGDPAAASLHNRCLIVVDDGVATGMSARAALQSLAGLGPERLILAVPVIDAAVLPLLEPLVDEIVALAVVRELRSVGEHFREFEQLSDRDVRDLLASAGRLQTP
- a CDS encoding DUF393 domain-containing protein, which encodes MVRSRSPGLESLAAPGAQDSPAPQLVFDGGCPFCRHFALLSELRGGLPGLVIRDGRSDQALRRELRQRGFDLSRGAVLIDGERLLHGAEAIQWLCARMRPSAPLLRLLGPLLADPERAEALYPLLLLARRWALAARGLPVDPDQPARQA
- a CDS encoding YccF domain-containing protein, coding for MIRWLLNLIWFVLGGLVMGLGWWLAGLVAALTIVGLPWARACFVIGNFSFFPFGKEAVSRLELTGRRDLGTGPLGFIGNVIWFLVAGMWLAIGHLSSALACFVTIIGIPFGWQHLKLAVIALAPIGVTVVPVGAGGPAGALTRP
- a CDS encoding TM2 domain-containing protein, with product MALRYRLRRILSGRFGATDRRAPLVLQLQERRSLTATYLLWALAFVGLCGIQRFYTRRPFSGALLLLTFGGCGLGQLVDLFLVPRLVRSANRIEGPTALPLDRQLLELARLRGEAGFTLNDALLDLEHQEPVPIEPVRQEIERLLFAHLLDVGNDERGRIIYREP
- a CDS encoding FAD-binding domain-containing protein codes for the protein MNRFTVVLDLGGQWRLDDQSALHRAVLRAQAAPGGRLVVLQSGDADGRLRGPHQRRLLEQALAALAERLAAVGIPLLCPVGADLEQTLGVIARHGPLVAVERCGSNQLFDDWPYGREIFPRVFSDFRRGLAIEPEAALPAPDLGGLGDPDLLRHEAWPEGWLPGQHRDPRRSQEAGVDPRSAFPFRGDETSALARLEHYVHRSEGLRQYRDTRDAVLGTEGSSKFSPWLAIGALSVRRIWAEVRSYEARQGSDRGSEWMLQELLWREFFLWTERRDPERFASLGGTQGRAFSYDDDRERFARWTRADTGSPLIDAALTELKATGWLSNRVRQWVASDFVHRLRLPWLWGARWFAWQLIDSCPSSNIGNWSYLAGVGADPRSFGAGPRRFDLERQLQRYDPEGSYLRHWSSARGS
- a CDS encoding TFIIB-type zinc ribbon-containing protein; this encodes MSCPKCGSWSVRRDRSLAGRMVCGRCGTPLGESAARAAQRGRGQGRLQRLGLRLPQRVPLWGWLLALVGLSAVLAALPSRSPLPSDPSPLPSGQLGR
- a CDS encoding FAD-binding domain-containing protein; its protein translation is MAAQVVWFKRDLRIHDHAPLREAARNGPVLPLYVAEPGLWSQPDASGRQWAFCAESLLDLREQLAGLGLPLVVRVGEVLDVLEALQRQGLVAGLWSHQETGNGWSYGRDRQVAAWARSRGLPWRQWPSGGVVRGLRERNGWARRWEERMAQPLLQPPVTLVPEGSGLEPGPLPGADDLGLACDPCPDRQRGGRREGLLTLNSFLSERGGAYHRQLSSPLTAFEACSRLSPHLAFGTLSLREVVQACRSRRRALGTATGAEVSSWRRALRAFEERLHWHCHFIQKLESQPDLEASEAHPVYAGLRRTDPARLAAWAEGRTGLPFVDACMRALIAGGWINFRMRAMLMAVASYHLWIDWRDSGAVLARLFVDYEPGIHWNQCQMQAGTTGINTVRIYNPIKQGRDHDPEGQFIRRWLPELSAVPAVHLHEPWTMDAATQERAGCRLGVDYPLPIVDPIEAARQARERVWGLRQGTAFRAIAGAIHERHGSRRGGRRRREAGRAGSGRPRQKTKGQPHPGQLSLDLGGAPEMPGEDPGNAAS
- a CDS encoding Nif11-like leader peptide family RiPP precursor, whose product is MSLTDLDAFLEHARRTPVLESQLKGPLELEALLELAASEGYALSEADVLAALEREESQLSDEELQQRAGVDARKLRSFIPS
- a CDS encoding NAD(P)H-dependent oxidoreductase, with the translated sequence MTLTTAPSLSSGSLLEVLRHRYATKVFDPSRRIDAETWAALEQALVLTPSSYGLQPWKFLVITNPELRAELRPHSWNQSQITDASHLVVFLAQRTIEAADVERLISATSAARGVPVESLGFYRDLILKDLINGPRSAVINHWAINQVYIALGNFLTCAALLGVDTTPIEGFSPAEYDRILGLEGTPYHSAVVAVAGYRSGDDKYATLAKVRYSANELIQHLG